In the Flagellimonas sp. HMM57 genome, one interval contains:
- a CDS encoding aldo/keto reductase, with product MNYRTLGKTGLKVSEISLGTWQVGGKWGSGFDAKNAERILTEAVDNGINFIDTADVYENGKSEQAVGKLIRSRKEKVYIATKCGRFINPHVSEGYQPKVLREYVEQSLKNTGLEKLDLIQLHCPPTEVYYRQEIFEEFEKLKKEGKVSHLGVSVEKVEEALKAIEYPNVSTVQIIFNMFRHRPAELLFEQAKKRNVGIIARVPLASGLLTGKFHTRSIFSNDDHRQFNRKGEAFDQGETFSGIDYNLGLEAVERLKLIFPKEFELVHLAIKWILMFEEVSCVIPGVSKKEQLYSNLEALKLRNLSKEEMLAVEDVYNEMIRPSVHHRW from the coding sequence ATGAATTATAGAACACTTGGAAAGACAGGGCTAAAAGTTTCTGAGATAAGTCTAGGAACATGGCAGGTTGGAGGAAAATGGGGAAGTGGCTTTGATGCTAAAAATGCCGAACGTATTCTTACTGAAGCTGTGGATAACGGAATAAACTTTATTGACACAGCAGATGTATACGAAAATGGGAAAAGCGAACAAGCCGTAGGCAAACTCATTCGTTCGCGAAAAGAAAAAGTGTATATAGCTACTAAATGTGGTAGGTTCATAAATCCCCATGTTAGCGAAGGCTATCAACCAAAAGTGCTCAGGGAATATGTAGAGCAGAGTTTAAAGAATACAGGTCTTGAGAAGTTGGACTTAATTCAACTGCACTGTCCGCCTACCGAAGTATATTATCGGCAAGAGATTTTTGAAGAATTTGAAAAACTCAAAAAAGAGGGTAAGGTATCCCATCTTGGGGTGAGCGTTGAGAAAGTCGAAGAGGCCTTAAAGGCAATAGAATACCCCAATGTGAGTACGGTCCAGATTATTTTTAATATGTTCAGGCATCGACCTGCTGAGTTGCTTTTTGAGCAAGCGAAAAAAAGAAATGTGGGAATTATTGCCCGCGTACCATTGGCAAGTGGATTGTTAACTGGCAAATTCCATACAAGATCCATATTTTCTAATGATGACCATCGCCAATTCAACCGCAAAGGTGAAGCTTTTGATCAAGGCGAAACGTTCTCGGGAATAGATTACAATCTAGGTCTTGAAGCAGTAGAGCGGTTAAAATTGATTTTTCCCAAAGAATTTGAGTTGGTGCATTTGGCTATAAAGTGGATATTGATGTTCGAAGAAGTAAGCTGTGTAATACCAGGTGTATCAAAAAAAGAGCAATTGTATTCCAATTTAGAAGCGTTGAAGCTCCGTAATCTTTCAAAAGAAGAAATGCTGGCAGTTGAAGATGTTTATAATGAGATGATTCGCCCATCGGTGCATCATCGGTGGTAA
- a CDS encoding GNAT family N-acetyltransferase: MNSWLHPIELEGNLVKLIPMQQTHREGLLEAATDGNLWELWYTSVPSSTTVDAYMDFAINEQKAQRALPFVIIDKKTNTIVGSTRFCSVDAPNRRVEIGYTWYAKHVQRTGINTECKYLLLQHAFETLDAIAVEFKTNFFNFPSRNAILRLGARQDGIIRNHRIDKQGNIRDTVIFSILNSEWPTVKTSLEFKMNRTY, encoded by the coding sequence ATGAATTCATGGTTACATCCTATTGAACTTGAAGGGAACTTGGTCAAGCTAATTCCCATGCAGCAAACACATAGAGAGGGGCTATTGGAAGCAGCCACAGATGGTAATCTTTGGGAATTGTGGTATACCTCTGTTCCATCTTCTACCACCGTGGATGCTTATATGGATTTTGCCATCAACGAACAAAAAGCACAGCGCGCACTTCCCTTTGTGATTATTGATAAAAAAACAAATACAATAGTTGGGTCAACCCGTTTCTGTAGTGTTGATGCACCAAACCGAAGGGTGGAAATAGGTTATACTTGGTATGCAAAGCATGTTCAACGTACAGGAATCAATACAGAATGTAAGTATTTATTGTTGCAACATGCTTTTGAGACACTTGATGCCATCGCCGTAGAGTTCAAAACCAACTTCTTTAATTTCCCTTCACGAAATGCCATTTTGCGATTAGGGGCAAGACAAGACGGAATCATTAGAAATCATCGTATTGACAAACAAGGAAACATTCGGGATACGGTTATCTTTTCTATCTTGAACAGCGAATGGCCTACTGTAAAAACTTCTTTGGAGTTTAAGATGAACAGAACCTATTAA
- a CDS encoding LytTR family DNA-binding domain-containing protein, which produces MAMPRFDFKKAKRYLPHIAFIGVGIGTANYFMNPNLNWIQWIVQSISNSFIIGYILVLIASNKSWFRAYFKSDWQLYSILFLAFFITGVIASEVERIIGPLLFNNEEYRPFSGGKIYVFNGVISIVLGFSFFINHRLFPYAEALREKNLDTSSNEADLSSDSSEIINQVPVKLGDNILLIPIEEIAYMEAYDNYSFLHDLKGEKKLCDYSLLFLEKRLGDSFLRVHRKYIVNVGQIKQFKPHMNGRYVIHFNAPQLNPIISSKGYSNSIRKLIKLQ; this is translated from the coding sequence ATGGCAATGCCCCGATTTGATTTTAAAAAAGCTAAGAGATATTTGCCTCATATAGCATTTATAGGAGTGGGAATAGGAACGGCCAATTACTTTATGAATCCTAACCTCAACTGGATTCAATGGATAGTGCAGTCCATTTCAAATAGTTTTATTATTGGGTACATCTTGGTTTTGATCGCATCGAATAAATCTTGGTTCAGAGCCTACTTTAAATCTGACTGGCAATTGTATTCCATACTCTTTCTAGCATTTTTTATAACCGGTGTTATAGCTTCAGAAGTCGAAAGAATCATTGGTCCCCTTTTATTTAACAACGAAGAGTACCGACCATTTTCAGGAGGAAAAATTTATGTGTTCAATGGTGTGATTTCAATCGTCTTGGGCTTTAGCTTTTTTATTAACCACAGGCTTTTTCCTTATGCAGAGGCGCTTCGAGAAAAAAATTTAGATACTTCCTCTAATGAAGCAGATCTGTCTTCCGATAGCTCTGAAATCATAAACCAGGTTCCTGTGAAGCTAGGAGACAACATTCTATTGATTCCCATAGAAGAGATAGCTTATATGGAAGCTTATGACAATTATTCTTTTTTGCACGACCTAAAAGGAGAAAAAAAGCTTTGCGACTATTCCTTACTTTTTTTGGAAAAACGGCTGGGAGATTCATTTTTAAGGGTACATCGAAAATATATTGTCAATGTGGGGCAAATCAAGCAATTCAAGCCTCATATGAACGGGCGTTATGTCATTCATTTTAACGCTCCCCAACTAAATCCTATTATAAGTAGCAAAGGCTATTCAAATAGCATTCGCAAGCTT